The following coding sequences lie in one Rutidosis leptorrhynchoides isolate AG116_Rl617_1_P2 chromosome 4, CSIRO_AGI_Rlap_v1, whole genome shotgun sequence genomic window:
- the LOC139842695 gene encoding putative F-box/LRR-repeat protein 9, whose amino-acid sequence MGEKFLPVATNTKVTNASASILNPTANWVELPADLTGNILQRIGMFDILQNAQKVCTTWRKICKDPAMWRVIYMDNSSGTRSRLLCQEICKLAVDRSQGQLVDLSITHLVTHSLLQYISDRSSQLKRLEVIYNHGDLHGKWGAYLKKFPLLEELSLEKAHIEPKDIEDAGRYCPMLKTLKLNRMHEVDSGKSYDDVQLRLSEMAITIGKSLHNLRHLELVQDSISNIGLQAILDGCYRLESLDICQCPFIDLKKDDIGKTCSEQIEDLKLPGDDAAYRYYGDLSYDDFIVVDEDGYPIGDLSDMMAPFSV is encoded by the exons atgggcgaaaAGTTTTTACCCGTGG CTACTAATACTAAAGTAACAAACGCATCGGCGTCAATTTTAAATCCAACTGCAAACTGGGTAGAGCTCCCAGCCGATTTAACAGGCAATATACTCCAAAGAATTGGTATGTTTGATATACTTCAAAATGCGCAGAAAGTGTGTACCACTTGGCGAAAAATCTGCAAGGACCCTGCTATGTGGAGGGTTATTTATATGGACAATTCTTCAGGTACGAGAAGTCGGCTATTATGTCAAGAGATATGTAAGCTTGCTGTCGATAGAAGCCAAGGCCAATTGGTTGATCTCTCTATCACCCATCTTGTCACCCATTCACTTCTTCAATATATCTCTGACAG ATCTAGTCAGCTTAAACGTCTAGAAGTCATATATAATCATGGTGATCTACATGGAAAGTGGGGTGCATATCTGAAGAAATTTCCTTTACTGGAGGAACTCAGCCTCGAGAAAGCACATATTGAGCCAAAAGACATCGAAGATGCTGGACGGTATTGCCCCATGTTAAAAACCCTCAAATTGAATCGAATGCACGAGGTAGATTCTGGTAAATCATATGATGATGTTCAGCTTAGGCTAAGCGAGATGGCCATAACTATCGGGAAAAGTTTACATAATTTAAGGCACCTCGAACTCGTTCAAGACAGCATATCGAATATCGGGTTGCAGGCGATTCTGGATGGTTGTTATCGCCTCGAGTCTCTTGACATATGCCAGTGCCCCTTCATTGATCTAAAAAAAGACGACATTGGGAAAACATGTTCAGAACAGATTGAAGATCTAAAACTTCCTGGTGATGATGCTGCTTACAGATACTATGGGGACTTGTCGTATGATGATTTCATTGTTGTTGATGAAGATGGCTATCCGATTGGGGACTTGAGTGACATGATGGCTCCATTTTCTGTTTGA